The following coding sequences are from one Sesamum indicum cultivar Zhongzhi No. 13 linkage group LG11, S_indicum_v1.0, whole genome shotgun sequence window:
- the LOC105174190 gene encoding exocyst complex component SEC8 encodes MSIFDGLPISREKSYLREELSRVDESWAAARFDSLPHVVHILTSKDREGEVRVLKEQSDVIEEVVDEVVHAYHGGFNKAIQNYSQILRLFSESAQSIGVLKVDLAEAKKLLGAHNKQLHQLWYRSVTLRHIISLLDQIEGIAMVPARIEKLIAEKQFYAAVQLHVQSALMLEREGLQSVGALQDVRSDLTKLRGTIFYKVLEDLHAHLYNKGQYSSVVSSINESDDAIPTSTAITFSMNYSLSLSRRTRSPKGDNDHLGDGSYRPGLDGGHNEDGTMDLHENGGHTGARDVKHPSHQIPLWLSDSTPDEFVEAMRKSDAPLHVKYLQTLVECLCMLGKVAAAGAMICQRLRPTIHEIITTKIKAQAGRLVGPGPGLGHAALPLATGLHHLKGRLESPQLLKQKRQNGVSVTGVLLTTSPVSHVMSPNGTAQIAAKKLLDSILDTIVRIFENHVIIGELLESKSSQQANLNTPKAMAADISWNHDSDASHVTGGYTVGFSLSVLQSECQHLICEILRATPEAASADAAAQTARLASKVPAKDTSDGSEDGLTFAFRFTDASVSIPNQGADHVRQGWRRGSNVLQEGYGTGAVLPEQGIYLAASVYRPVLQFTDKVASMLPEKFSQPGNDGLLAFTENFVKDHFLPTLFVDYRKSVQQAISSPASFRPRASTASYTPSIEKGRPVLQGLLTIDILAKEVLGWAHAMPKFADDIINYVQTFLERTYERCRTSYMEAVLEKQSYMLIGRHDIDNLLRLDPASECLPNALDQRFREDIGSDSESSGVEMELSKILLDLRPIRQENLIRDDNKLILLASLSDSLEYVADSIERLGRSSSKAYDQVEENTTHHSTKKGAPKDLASFAEEYRKLAIDCLKVLRMEMQLETIFHMQEMTNRQYLDDQDAEEPDDFIISLTSQITRRDEEMTPYVADVKRNYIFGGICGIAANLSLKALAEMNSINLFGVQQICRNSIALEQALAAISSIDSEVVQMRLDRVRTYYELLNMPFEALLAFISEHGHLFTAEEYTNLLEIQVPGREIPADAQNRVAEILSG; translated from the exons ATGTCAATTTTCGACGGACTTCCCATTTCGCGAGAGAAATCG TATTTAAGGGAAGAACTTTCTAGAGTAGATGAAAGTTGGGCTGCAGCGCGGTTTGATTCATTACCTCATGTTGTGCATATTTTGACATCAAAAGATCGTGAAGGAGAAGTGCGGGTTTTGAAGGAGCAGAGTGATGTAATCGAAGAAGTTGTTGATGAAGTTGTTCATGCATATCATGGTGGCTTTAACAaagcaattcaaaattattctcAG ATTTTGCGGTTATTCAGTGAATCTGCTCAAAGCATTGGGGTGCTGAAGGTTGATTTAGCTGAGGCAAAGAAACTTCTCGGTGCTCATAATAAGCAGTTGCATCAGTTATGGTATCGGTCTGTTACCCTGCGGCACATCATCTCTTTGTTGGACCAAATTGAAGGGATAGCTATG GTACCTGCTCGTATTGAGAAGCTCATTGCTGAAAAGCAGTTTTATGCTGCAGTACAGTTACATGTTCAGTCAGCTTTAATGCTAGAGAGAGAGGGCCTCCAATCG GTCGGTGCTCTTCAAGATGTCCGTTCTGATTTGACAAAGTTGCGAGGAACAATCTTCTATAAGGTTTTGGAGGATTTGCATGCCCATCTTTACAATAAGGGTCAATACAG CTCAGTTGTCTCAAGTATAAATGAAAGCGATGATGCAATTCCAACATCCACAGCTATTACATTTTCCATGAAttattctctttctctctctcgaAGAACCAGGTCACCAAAGGGCGATAATGATCATCTTGGAGATGGATCCTACAGACCTGGCCTGGATGGAGG TCACAATGAGGATGGCACAATGGATTTGCATGAGAATGGCGGTCATACTGGTGCAAGAGATGTCAAACATCCATCTCATCAAATTCCCCTGTGGCTGTCAGATTCCACTCCTGACGAATTTGTT GAAGCAATGAGAAAGAGTGATGCTCCACTGCATGTAAAATATTTGCAGACTCTAGTTGAGTGCCTCTGCATGCTTGGAAAAGTTGCCGCTGCAGGTGCTATGATATG CCAAAGATTACGTCCTACAATCCACGAGATTATCACTACCAAGATCAAAGCTCAGGCAGGTCGCCTCGTTGGCCCAGGGCCTGGTCTTGGCCATGCTGCATTGCCTTTGGCTACAGGTCTTCACCATCTAAAAGGGCGGCTGGAGAGTCCCCAATTACTGAAACAAAAACGTCAAAATGGAGTGTCAGTCACTGGAGTATTGTTGACGACGAGCCCTGTCTCTCATGTTATGTCTCCTAATGGGACCGCCCAAATTGCAGCCAAGAAACTACTTGATTCTATACTGGACACCATTGTTCGGATATTTG AAAACCATGTTATTATTGGAGAATTACTTGAATCAAAATCTTCACAACAAGCTAACTTGAACACGCCAAAAGCAATGGCTGCTGATATTAGTTGGAATCATGATTCTGATGCTTCTCATGTTACCGGCGGCTATACAGTTGGCTTTTCCTTAAGTGTTCTACag AGTGAGTGTCAACACCTTATATGCGAGATCTTACGAGCTACTCCTGAAGCTGCTTCTGCAGACGCTGCTGCACAAACAGCTAGGCTTGCTAGCAAGGTCCCTGCTAAAGATACGAG CGATGGATCCGAAGATGGTCTTACCTTTGCATTTCGCTTCACAGATGCTAGTGTTTCCATTCCTAACCAGG GGGCTGATCACGTTCGTCAAGGATGGAGAAGGGGCTCAAATGTTCTTCAAGAAGGTTATGGAACTGGAGCTGTGTTACCTGAGCAAGGGATATATTTAGCAGCATCAGTTTACAGGCCAGTACTTCAG TTTACAGATAAAGTTGCATCAATGCTTCCTGAAAAGTTCTCCCAACCTGG CAATGATGGATTGCTCGCATTTACGGAGAACTTTGTGAAGGATCACTTTTTGCCAACATTGTTTGTAGATTATCGCAAAAGCGTACAGCAAGCCATATCAA GCCCAGCTTCATTTCGCCCTCGAGCTAGCACAGCTTCTTACACTCCATCAATTGAGAAGGGACGTCCTGTTTTGCAAGGGTTATTGACAATAGATATCTTAGCAAAAGAG GTACTTGGGTGGGCTCATGCAATGCCAAAATTTGCTGATGATATCATCAACTATGTGCAAACTTTCCTCGAAAGAACATACGAAAGATGTCGAACGTCATATATGGAG GCAGTTCTCGAGAAGCAAAGCTATATGCTCATTGGGAGACATGATATTGATAATCTGTTGCGACTTGATCCAGCCAGTGAATGTTTACCGAATGCACTAGATCAAAGATTCAGAGAAGACATTGGTTCTGATTCTGAGTCCTCTGGAGTAGAAATGGAATTAAGTAAGATACTACTGGATTTGAGGCCTATCAGACAG GAAAACCTTATTCGCGACGataacaaacttattttattggCTTCCTTGAGCGATTCATTGGAATATGTTGCAGACTCAATCGAAAG GTTAGGGAGATCATCTTCCAAAGCTTATGATCAAGTAGAAGAAAATACAACACATCATTCTACAAAAAAAGGTGCACCTAAAGATCTTGCATCATTTGCTGAAGAATATAGAAAACTGGCAATTGATTGCCTTAAGGTTCTACGTATGGAGATGCAGTTGGAGACTATTTTTCATATGCAG GAAATGACAAACAGGCAGTATTTGGATGACCAAGATGCAGAGGAGCCtgatgattttattatatcattaacTTCCCAG ATAACACGTCGAGATGAGGAAATGACACCATATGTTGCAGATGTGAAAcgaaattacatatttggggGAATATGCGGTATCGCCGCTAACTTGTCTCTAaag GCTTTAGCTGAGATGAACTCTATCAACCTCTTCGGTGTCCAGCAAATTTGTCGTAATTCAATTGCATTGGAACAG GCTTTGGCTGCTATCTCTTCAATCGACAGTGAAGTTGTACAGATGAGATTAGATCGTGTGCGGAcgtattatgaattattaaacatGCCCTTTGAG GCATTGCTCGCATTTATCTCAGAGCATGGGCACCTTTTCACAGCTGAAGA GTATACAAACCTTTTGGAGATCCAGGTCCCAGGGAGGGAAATCCCTGCTGATGCTCAGAATCGTGTGGCAGAGATTTTGTCCGGTTAA